Proteins from one Mycobacteriales bacterium genomic window:
- a CDS encoding alcohol dehydrogenase catalytic domain-containing protein has protein sequence MADTMRAYRLLDWQRADFDEVPVPVPGPGQVRVRVGGVGLCHSDVIFLEAPAGLLPYDLPFTLGHEIAGWIDAIGDGTSNVALDEPVAVACMSPCGDCRWCRRGQDNYCVDTWHGRGFGIDGGLAEYLVVDAGQVVPLGDLDPRIAGPLTDAGATSYHAVKKVLPKIYDDSTVVVIGVGGLGAYGVQWLRMLTPARIIAVEAKPERIEAAVDLGAHDVVEAGEGLSKRLAAAIGDGGADAILDFVGSDATIRASFRNAAKAGAIALVGQGFGSAEVRYGAMAHDCDLFNPQGATIAELHEVIALAKTGEVVVEVEHFAFDDTPAAYDRLEAGTLNGRAVVLPNG, from the coding sequence TTGGCCGACACAATGCGCGCCTACCGGCTGCTCGACTGGCAGCGCGCCGACTTCGACGAAGTGCCCGTGCCGGTGCCCGGACCTGGCCAGGTGCGGGTGCGCGTCGGTGGCGTCGGGCTGTGCCACTCGGACGTGATCTTTCTCGAAGCCCCGGCAGGGCTGCTCCCCTACGACCTGCCGTTCACACTCGGCCACGAGATCGCGGGATGGATCGACGCGATCGGTGACGGCACGTCCAACGTCGCACTCGATGAGCCGGTCGCGGTGGCCTGCATGTCGCCGTGCGGTGACTGTCGTTGGTGCCGTCGCGGTCAGGACAACTACTGTGTCGACACCTGGCACGGGCGGGGTTTCGGGATCGACGGTGGCCTCGCCGAGTACCTCGTCGTCGACGCCGGACAGGTGGTGCCGCTCGGCGATCTCGACCCGCGCATCGCCGGCCCGCTCACCGACGCCGGCGCGACGTCGTACCACGCGGTGAAGAAGGTGCTGCCGAAGATCTACGACGACTCGACCGTCGTCGTGATCGGGGTCGGAGGCCTCGGGGCGTACGGCGTGCAGTGGCTGCGGATGCTGACCCCCGCTCGGATCATCGCGGTCGAGGCGAAGCCGGAACGCATCGAGGCGGCCGTCGACCTCGGAGCCCACGACGTCGTCGAGGCCGGCGAGGGTCTTTCGAAGCGGCTCGCGGCGGCGATCGGCGACGGCGGCGCCGACGCGATCCTCGACTTCGTCGGCAGCGACGCGACGATCCGAGCATCGTTCCGCAACGCGGCGAAAGCGGGTGCGATCGCCTTGGTGGGCCAGGGGTTCGGCTCGGCCGAGGTGCGCTATGGCGCGATGGCGCACGACTGCGACCTTTTCAACCCGCAGGGCGCCACGATCGCAGAACTGCACGAGGTGATTGCGCTGGCCAAGACGGGTGAGGTTGTCGTCGAGGTCGAACACTTCGCGTTCGACGACACGCCGGCCGCCTACGACCGTCTCGAGGCCGGGACGCTCAACGGGCGTGCGGTCGTCCTGCCGAACGGCTAG
- a CDS encoding SgcJ/EcaC family oxidoreductase codes for MSELMDRWEIRLLVEHYASAADRADGAAASELFTDDGEFLMWLDPNVEDPTSHRRGHEEIAAAIDRIRDYSHTHHTIGSHAVLELHDDHAHGETRCEAHHLVGAPPNVNDHVMFAFYRDDYVKQDGRWRFRRRELRVNWISILPVGS; via the coding sequence ATGAGCGAGCTGATGGACCGCTGGGAGATCCGGCTGCTGGTCGAGCACTACGCAAGCGCCGCCGACCGTGCGGACGGCGCGGCCGCCTCCGAGCTGTTCACCGACGACGGCGAGTTCTTGATGTGGCTCGACCCGAACGTGGAAGACCCCACGTCACACCGGCGCGGTCATGAGGAGATTGCTGCCGCGATCGATCGGATCCGTGACTACAGCCACACTCACCACACGATCGGCAGTCATGCCGTGCTCGAGCTCCACGACGATCACGCCCACGGCGAGACCCGCTGCGAAGCGCACCATCTGGTCGGTGCGCCGCCGAACGTCAACGACCACGTGATGTTCGCGTTCTATCGCGACGACTACGTCAAGCAGGACGGTCGATGGCGCTTCCGCCGCCGCGAGCTTCGCGTCAACTGGATCAGCATCCTGCCGGTGGGGAGCTGA